The Prunus persica cultivar Lovell chromosome G8, Prunus_persica_NCBIv2, whole genome shotgun sequence genome includes a region encoding these proteins:
- the LOC18767143 gene encoding uncharacterized protein At4g06744 produces MGTISFCASLLLATLFLHLCFQQEVEAQPGPFINNRLRNAFNVIQAFKRRIQSDPKNYTGTWVGNNVCKYKGFTCAVVPDLKKLTVIGVSFNGALFGGFNNRLPLNGFIDRLEDLVFFHANSNNFTGTVPRGTARHRFFYELDLSNNKLTGGFPNETLAATNLTFLDLRFNSFNATVPPKVFNLDVDLLFLNNNNFQQRLPGNLGSTRAHYLTFANNKFVGSIPRSIRNARNTLYEVLFLGNRLSGCLPYEIGYLKQATVFDVSSNILTGPIPNSFACLGKLEYLSLASNQFYGRVPEAVCGLRHLERFNAANNYFTRIGPACMTLIRKKILDVRGNCLPGLPNQKTAAQCAAFFSIPRTCPRRTRLSIIPCTRSLSALNETNADINEDQLTTKAYNIQAPAEAPRTYATLMPHGH; encoded by the exons ATGGGCACCATTTCTTTCTGTGCTTCCCTTCTGCTTGCAACCCTATTTCTACATTTGTGTTTTCAACAAGAGGTTGAAGCCCAACCAGGCCCCTTTATAAACAACCGACTTAGAAATGCCTTCAATGTGATCCAAGCTTTCAAACGTAGAATCCAATCCGACCCCAAAAACTACACAGGAACATGGGTGGGCAACAACGTCTGCAAATATAAGGGCTTCACCTGCGCAGTTGTCCCTGACCTGAAGAAGTTAACGGTCATCGGAGTCAGCTTCAATGGAGCTTTGTTTGGCGGCTTTAACAACAGGCTGCCTCTCAATGGCTTCATTGACAGGTTGGAGGACTTGGTGTTCTTCCATGCAAACTCCAACAACTTCACGGGCACCGTCCCTAGAGGCACTGCCAGGCACAGATTCTTCTATGAGCTTGATCTCAGCAACAACAAGCTAACTGGAGGCTTCCCAAATGAAACTCTTGCGGCCACAAACTTGACCTTCTTGGACCTCCGGTTCAACTCGTTCAACGCCACGGTTCCACCAAAAGTGTTTAACCTAGATGTTGACCTCCTCTtcctcaacaacaacaatttcCAGCAGCGACTTCCAGGCAATCTTGGCTCCACACGTGCCCATTATCTCACCTTTGCCAACAACAAGTTCGTTGGTTCAATCCCAAGGAGCATTCGAAACGCTAGGAACACCCTTTATGAGGTTCTCTTCCTAGGGAACCGGCTTTCAG GGTGTCTGCCGTACGAAATCGGGTACCTGAAACAGGCAACCGTGTTTGATGTGAGCTCCAACATCCTAACAGGCCCCATACCAAACTCATTTGCTTGCTTGGGGAAGCTGGAGTATCTGAGCTTGGCCAGTAACCAGTTCTATGGGAGGGTGCCCGAGGCTGTGTGCGGGTTGCGCCACCTAGAGAGATTTAATGCGGCAAACAACTATTTCACTCGGATAGGACCAGCTTGTATGACGTTGATCAGGAAGAAGATTCTTGATGTCAGAGGGAACTGCCTTCCGGGGCTCCCAAATCAGAAGACAGCTGCTCAATGTGCTGCCTTCTTCTCTATACCCAGAACTTGTCCCAGACGGACAAGGTTGAGTATAATTCCTTGCACAAGATCACTTTCAGCTTTGAATGAGACGAACGCAGATATTAATGAAGACCAATTGACCACCAAAGCATATAATATTCAAGCACCAGCCGAAGCCCCACGAACTTATGCTACTCTTATGCCGCATGGGCATTGA
- the LOC18766400 gene encoding uncharacterized protein At4g06744, whose product MATFSFFASLLISIFLVHLCLYHGVESVDDQLISTHREALEIIIGGGGVNSPPAPPPEYEECPPPPPPPCPPSPSPSPPTPPPSLPPSPPPSPPPSPPTPPPSLPPSPPPLPPSPPPSPPPLPPSPPPLPPPKRKSPPRPPPKRKSRPPPTPPAPYPFESQRIELAYHVFQNFRPLITSDPKHIAKSWQGPHVCKYKGVVCAMHPTYKQKAVAGLDINGALFGGDNAKLPLDGFLDKLEDLAFFHANSNNFTGSVPKDVSKLKFFYELDLSNNKLIGGFPNEVLAATNLTFLDLRFNYFAGSVTPEVFKLDVDVLFLNNNNFNQKIPDNLGSSPAHYFTFANNKFTGPIPRSIGQACKTLYEVLFLGNKLTGCLPYEIGYLNQATVFDVSSNLLTGPIPHSFSCLAKIEYLNLASNRFYGPVPEQVCTLSNLGNFSLANNYFTEVGPECRKLMKKKLLDVRQNCILGEPNQKTKAQCNAFFSKPRKCPNEKEMTYVPCKRYLRSNEKKPEHQKQASAPLSYGSLVRHRL is encoded by the exons ATGGctaccttttctttctttgcttcACTTTTGATCTCAATATTTTTAGTACATTTGTGTTTGTACCATGGGGTTGAAAGTGTTGATGATCAATTGATCAGCACACATAGAGAAGCCTTGGAAATCATTATAGGTGGAGGAGGTGTAAATTCTCCTCCTGCCCCTCCTCCTGAATATGAAGAGtgccctcctcctcctccccctcCATGCCCTCCATCACCGTCACCATCACCGCCAactccaccaccatcactgCCACCATCACCGCCACCATCACCGCCACCATCACCGCCAactccaccaccatcactgCCACCATCACCGCCACCACTGCCACCATCACCGCCACCATCACCGCCACCACTGCCACCATCACCGCCACCACTGCCACCGCCAAAACGAAAATCCCCGCCACGGCCACCGCCAAAACGAAAATCGCGGCCACCACCAACACCACCTGCCCCATACCCGTTTGAGAGCCAGCGAATTGAACTTGCCTACCATGTGTTTCAAAATTTCCGTCCCTTAATCACGTCTGACCCGAAACACATCGCAAAGTCATGGCAGGGTCCTCATGTTTGCAAGTACAAGGGCGTTGTCTGCGCTATGCATCCTACCTACAAGCAGAAAGCAGTTGCTGGTTTAGACATCAATGGCGCTCTGTTTGGCGGTGATAATGCTAAACTCCCCCTGGATGGCTTCCTTGACAAGTTAGAGGACTTGGCTTTCTTCCATGCAAACTCCAACAATTTCACAGGCTCAGTCCCAAAAGACGTTTCCAAACTAAAATTCTTCTACGAGCTTGACCTCAGCAACAACAAGCTAATCGGAGGCTTCCCTAATGAAGTTCTTGCGGCcacaaatttgacatttttggACCTCCGGTTCAACTACTTCGCCGGTTCAGTCACACCGGAAGTCTTCAAACTAGATGTTGATGTGCTCTtcctcaacaacaacaatttcaaTCAGAAGATTCCTGACAATCTTGGTTCCTCACCAGCCCATTACTTCACTTTTGCTAACAACAAGTTCACTGGTCCAATCCCAAGAAGCATTGGCCAAGCATGCAAAACCCTTTATGAGGTTCTCTTCCTTGGGAACAAACTTACAG GGTGCCTGCCGTATGAAATTGGGTACTTAAACCAGGCCACGGTGTTCGATGTGAGCTCGAACTTATTAACAGGCCCAATACCACATTCATTCAGCTGCTTGGCCAAGATTGAGTATCTAAACTTGGCCAGCAACAGGTTCTATGGGCCAGTGCCAGAGCAGGTCTGCACCTTGTCTAATCTGGGGAACTTTTCCTTGGCCAACAACTATTTCACAGAGGTCGGCCCAGAGTGCAGGaaattgatgaagaagaagcttcTTGATGTTAGGCAGAATTGCATTTTGGGCGAACCAAACCAGAAAACAAAGGCTCAATGTAATGCCTTCTTCTCCAAGCCTAGAAAGTGCCCCAACGAGAAGGAAATGACCTACGTGCCTTGTAAAAGATACTTGCGTTCAAATGAGAAGAAGCCTGAGCATCAGAAACAAGCTTCTGCCCCATTGTCTTATGGCAGTCTTGTGCGACACAGGCTTTGA